The DNA sequence AGCAATTAGTGGTGCGGCGGCATCTACAATTAACTCTAATGTGTTTGGTGAGATAGAGATGTAAGATAAATCAGAGGGGAAGACAGAAAATACATTGCTCATTCCTGTTTTAGTGCCAGACCAGACCGTGATTACCGTAGTTCCTACCTGATTAATTGAAACTGTGCCTGTCCAGATGCCAGAGGTAAATTTTGTGGTAGTTTGTGGGGCAATCGTATGAGATGTATCCTGAAGATAGGCAGTATTATTATAATCCGCAATGTTATCATAGGCATCATAAGCGGTGATGGTAATTGGAAAACCTACCCCAGCAATTTGTGTGGTGATTGTTGCAAAGATAAAGAACTCAAAGTTATTGGGTTTAACTAAGAAGGTATTGCTTGTGCCAGATTTATCATTATCCATAGCGGTAATATTTGTTGTGCCCGCTTTTTTAATAACTACCATCCCGGACCATTGTCCATCTTTAAAATTACCACTTTGATAAGGCTGGACACTTAAATTAACACTATTAGAAAATGTTGTTGCGGTATTTCCCCAATTATCATAAGCCGTAATTTTGATTAAGAAATCAATTCCCGCAATCTGTGTTCCAATTTCATCAAACAAAAAGTATGAGACTTCACCTGGTTGAACAAGGAATGGGGGACTCACCCCTTTTTTACCTTTGCAATCAGCGATGAGTAGTGCCGTTCCTGCCTTAAAAACACTCACCGTGCCAATGTATTTACCATCTTTAAAATCAGTAATGGTCTTTGGAGTAATTTCACCATTAAGGTTAGTTAAGGTTACGGTATCTTTAAAGTCAAGGACAGGATTATTCCAGAAATCTACTGCGGTAAGGGTGATAGTAAAAGGTGTTCCTGCGGTTTGAGTGCCAATATGGTCAAAATTAAAGTGATGATGCAGTCCAGAGGTTACCGTGACCATAATAGAGTCAGATGGATTTTTTCCCCCAATGACTTTTGCGGTGATGGTGCCTGTGCCGACTTTGGTGGGTGCAGAGTAAGTTGCTATGGCTATGCCATTAATAGTCGGTGAAGATAAAGTTATAGAACCAATGATTGTGGACCAATCGACGATAGTTCCATCATCAGCGAGGTTACCAAATTCATCCTTAACCAGTGCAGTAATGGTCATAGTTTTTGTCACCGGGATAGTTACTGAGCCTGGTGAGATAGTTATGGTTGCGGGCGCGACTAATGCCCGAATTTGAATTATATCTTCACCAGTTAAAGGTGTAGAATTATCATCAGTCACTTTTAAGAGTATGGAATATACGCCTGGTTGGAAGAATGTATGAGTAGTAATCGAGCCTGGTGCATTAAAGCCATCTCCAAAATCCCATTCAAATTTGACAATGTGTCGTTTTGGGTCAAGGTGGTAGGAGTTAGTGCCAATAAACTGGATTGATTTTCCTACCTGGATTATTTGTGGGTTAATCCGGGCTATGGCAACAGGTGGAGCACTGAATAAGGATTTCATTAAAATAAGTATTCCCCAGGCAGTAGAAAGTGAAGGGGTTAGATATATTGCCCAGTCTTTTTTATCCTCCCAATGACCATCAGGAAACTGATTTTTTAAAAGGTAATCTACATACTCATTATACCACTCAATATCACCCAGCATATCTGGCGAGGGTAATTTTATAAGCCTTAGCCCTTTCATAATGGCATACATACCATAAAAATTACCAAAATTGGCACCGCCATTTTTCCAATTGTTATACAAGTAATTAATTGCCTTGTTGGGTTTTTCTTCAGTAGCGGTATATCCGAGATAGGCAAAATCAGCTATTCCCGCACCAGTCCTCACCGCAGAAGGGTCAGATGGAGATGTATATCCAAAACCCCCATTATTGGTATTTTGACTATACTCTAACCAATATTTTAACTCATCTTTAAGAAATTGAGGTGCGGATATATTCCAGGGGTCAGTTGCTGAGGCGGTTAATCCTATTACTGGCCATTGAGTTGCAGAATTATCACTGGACCCATTCTGATTATTATAAGGAGAATATTGCCAACCACCCCTTCCATGGGGGGTGTGAGTACCTTCATCACTTTGTGACCAGGCACAATAATCAACCATATCTTGAAGAATCTCTCGATATGTTCGATTTATAACCGGCCCGGTCCTGGCTACTCGCTCTGGTTGACGACTGCCGACTATCGCCATCATCATTGGCCCTATTTCATATATAGGTTGACCTTGGTATATTCCTATTCCTATACCATTGTCATTTGTATCCGGGTCTCCAGCGGTTTGTGTGCCAATTGTAACTATTTCACATCGGGTAAAAAGATAATTAAATCCTCTTTCTATTGTTTCTACATACGGGTCTTCATCTCTATCCCCACCTGGTAACCGTCCTTGATTTTCAAATGCCTCAATTGCCGCCGCAGTAGGCGAAACATAAAAACCAGACGCCTTCCAATATCCGCATTCTGTCCCACTTTGTATTGTTCGTGTTTGGGTGCTATGTAGA is a window from the bacterium genome containing:
- a CDS encoding PKD domain-containing protein produces the protein MMDFKKSLILLILFLPAYVSAEESLKVICVPWYNSYNAHQTWSGKEIILKGTVKRGTGTLKYQWDFGDGNSTITKIVTNPYSISATHTYKGSENTLFIATLKVTDGMNNTGTDSYRVRIREATTTVAMDIAIDNALWFLHSTQTRTIQSGTECGYWKASGFYVSPTAAAIEAFENQGRLPGGDRDEDPYVETIERGFNYLFTRCEIVTIGTQTAGDPDTNDNGIGIGIYQGQPIYEIGPMMMAIVGSRQPERVARTGPVINRTYREILQDMVDYCAWSQSDEGTHTPHGRGGWQYSPYNNQNGSSDNSATQWPVIGLTASATDPWNISAPQFLKDELKYWLEYSQNTNNGGFGYTSPSDPSAVRTGAGIADFAYLGYTATEEKPNKAINYLYNNWKNGGANFGNFYGMYAIMKGLRLIKLPSPDMLGDIEWYNEYVDYLLKNQFPDGHWEDKKDWAIYLTPSLSTAWGILILMKSLFSAPPVAIARINPQIIQVGKSIQFIGTNSYHLDPKRHIVKFEWDFGDGFNAPGSITTHTFFQPGVYSILLKVTDDNSTPLTGEDIIQIRALVAPATITISPGSVTIPVTKTMTITALVKDEFGNLADDGTIVDWSTIIGSITLSSPTINGIAIATYSAPTKVGTGTITAKVIGGKNPSDSIMVTVTSGLHHHFNFDHIGTQTAGTPFTITLTAVDFWNNPVLDFKDTVTLTNLNGEITPKTITDFKDGKYIGTVSVFKAGTALLIADCKGKKGVSPPFLVQPGEVSYFLFDEIGTQIAGIDFLIKITAYDNWGNTATTFSNSVNLSVQPYQSGNFKDGQWSGMVVIKKAGTTNITAMDNDKSGTSNTFLVKPNNFEFFIFATITTQIAGVGFPITITAYDAYDNIADYNNTAYLQDTSHTIAPQTTTKFTSGIWTGTVSINQVGTTVITVWSGTKTGMSNVFSVFPSDLSYISISPNTLELIVDAAAPLIAKGYDDHDNELANFECNWEVTENIGYFNANVGSQTIFTAGILVRKGIIKAFVGNIFATAGITILPGSLSYIIILPQATITVVTNSQPFKAKGFDKYANERVINGQWQMENGLGTLTHLEATSTTFVAGTKTGLEILTYKVEEITGIATITLISDVLDHFGFKPIEVQIAGQKFEIQITAYDKYGNIVESFNNSGELKDTTTTILPKTTSNFKSGTCSQEVVITTAMDNVTINIFSQGKTGISPPFTVLPAIVNHFKIDHISTQIWRTSFPATVTAYDIYENIADYNGAFNLTDTTNSINITRNFTAGIWTGTVSINKATPDVEITATDGVRTIKSNPFFVLIDDSKDEKIQEGNIAIDVARYFLPEDYYPVFIKDPPDPEVTTANYYTDKDTLVKRIPDTVYKIEGRNEQREILTEGFGTTSAFITITYSEADVSMVGGKELNLAIYELKNNRWVKIEDGVVNTFENKVTAPISRLGIYTLIVYLEAQDLSKFIVYPVPFKPSRGDDKIIFEGLPANSTIRIYDISGDLIRMIEDVSSIYEWDVKDSHSKDVASGVYIYIVTYGVEKKSGKLVIIR